A genome region from Tenebrio molitor chromosome 4, icTenMoli1.1, whole genome shotgun sequence includes the following:
- the LOC138128505 gene encoding uncharacterized protein isoform X5, whose translation MIKERTVRRCQAVGECCRLDGLDLVKTLLEATDIKRKMKRSERMLSMAKAKSKVDEEIGRMLDIPKYETTKGLEATEIDLLLQVQHQLFNVVKSNVQICEVTSTEKRPITRFFITTGAKRNLFCNSDASEYSHLDVDTVTSSVVESDSEPYVDSGDEYKPEEISESDSDNSEISESPFSLKDADTHKKNKKNIGSKRKLNKIDISESPFSLKDADTHKKNKKNIGSKRKLNKIDISESPFSLKDADTHEKNKKNIGSKGELNKQMQSNDPTEASEILNVDNKVLDAVTKRKRVWDKRDHCYFCDLDVLKFSRHVLRHHQSEIEVQEILALNVKDKRRRILFQKLRNRGNFLKSTISADVVPVRKPAYKNLDKPSPSTYLPCKYCRGFYKKKYLCRHMKRCPLNNDDKSERVNAQSEGQSLFSTYRENDVLRKDIFPTMRADEISFVAKTDPLICAVARRYLKSHREKQFWMVASRKMRQLAHLLIEIKKKVKVKSLLSALDSSNFDIIVESTKKLPDSIRRRKVTGPHHWRCTWGPS comes from the exons ATGATCAAAGAGAGGACCGTGCGACGTTGTCAAGCTGTCGGTGAGTGTTGTAGGTTGGATGGGTTAGATTTGGTGAAAACATTATTGGAGGCAACTGACATTAAACGCAA AATGAAAAGAAGTGAGCGAATGTTATCAATGGCAAAAGCTAAAAGTAAAGTAGATGAAGAAATAGGGAGAATGTTAGACATTCCTAAATATGAAACAACAAAAGGCTTAGAAGCGACAGAAATTGATCTTCTTCTACAAG ttcAACATCAGTTATTTAATGTAGTAAAAAGTAATGTTCAAATCTGTGAAGTAACATCAACCGAAAAGAGACCAATAAcgagattttttattacaaccGGTGCTAAAAGAAACTTGTTCTGCAATTCAGACGCTAGTGAATATTCTCACTTAGATGTAGACACTGTCACATCAAGTGTTGTGGAATCGGACTCGGAACCATACGTAGATAGTGGTGATGAGTACAAGCCGGAAGAAATTTCCGAAAGTGATTCGGATAACAGCGAGATTAGTGAGAGCCCTTTTTCTTTAAAAGATGCCGACACACataagaaaaataagaaaaacataGGCAGCAAGAGAAAATTGAATAAGATCGATATTAGTGAGAGCCCTTTTTCTTTAAAAGATGCCGACACACataagaaaaataagaaaaacataGGCAGCAAGAGAAAATTGAATAAGATCGATATTAGTGAGAGCCCTTTTTCTTTAAAAGATGCAGACACACatgagaaaaataagaaaaacataGGCAGCAAGGGAGAATTGAATAAG CAGATGCAGAGTAATGATCCAACAGAGGCAAGTGAAATTTTGAACGTCGATAATAAA gtaCTTGACGCAGTAACAAAACGTAAGCGCGTCTGGGATAAAAGGGACCACTGTTATTTCTGCGATCTtgacgttttaaaattttcccgTCATGTTTTAAGACATCATCAATCAGAAATAGAAGTTCAGGAAATTTTAGCGTTGAATGTAAAAGATAAGCGTAGGAGAATACTATTTCAAAAATTGCGAAATAgaggaaattttttgaaaagtacAATCTCTGCAGATGTAGTACCAGTGAGAAAACCAGCATATAAAAATTTAGACAAACCATCTCCATCCACATATTTGCCTTGCAAATATTGTAGGGGGTTTTATAAAAAGAAGTATCTATGTAGACACATGAAAAGGTGTCCGCTTAACAACGATGATAAATCTGAAAGGGTAAATGCCCAAAGTGAGGGACAATCTCTTTTTTCTACCTACAGAGAAAATGACGTTTTACGGAAAGATATTTTTCCAACGATGCGTGCTGACGAAATATCGTTTGTGGCAAAAACAGATCCTCTGATTTGTGCTGTGGCAAGGCGATATCTAAAAAGTCATcgtgaaaaacaattctgGATGGTTGCTTCTAGAAAAATGCGACAGCTGGCACATTTActtatagaaataaaaaaaaaagtcaaagtcAAAAGTTTGTTAAGTGCCTTGGATTCATCGAATTTTGATATTATTGTAGAAAGTACTAAAAAATTGCCCGATTCAATCCGGAGACGGAAAGTTACGGGGCCCCATCATTGGCGCTGCACATGGGGACCGAGTTGA
- the LOC138128505 gene encoding uncharacterized protein isoform X1 gives MFQSLYLVSTNFCVYVHQMIKERTVRRCQAVGECCRLDGLDLVKTLLEATDIKRKMKRSERMLSMAKAKSKVDEEIGRMLDIPKYETTKGLEATEIDLLLQVQHQLFNVVKSNVQICEVTSTEKRPITRFFITTGAKRNLFCNSDASEYSHLDVDTVTSSVVESDSEPYVDSGDEYKPEEISESDSDNSEISESPFSLKDADTHKKNKKNIGSKRKLNKIDISESPFSLKDADTHKKNKKNIGSKRKLNKIDISESPFSLKDADTHEKNKKNIGSKGELNKQMQSNDPTEASEILNVDNKVLDAVTKRKRVWDKRDHCYFCDLDVLKFSRHVLRHHQSEIEVQEILALNVKDKRRRILFQKLRNRGNFLKSTISADVVPVRKPAYKNLDKPSPSTYLPCKYCRGFYKKKYLCRHMKRCPLNNDDKSERVNAQSEGQSLFSTYRENDVLRKDIFPTMRADEISFVAKTDPLICAVARRYLKSHREKQFWMVASRKMRQLAHLLIEIKKKVKVKSLLSALDSSNFDIIVESTKKLPDSIRRRKVTGPHHWRCTWGPS, from the exons ATGTTTCAGTCTCTGTATCTTGTGAGCACCAATTTCTGTGTATATGTTCATCAAATGATCAAAGAGAGGACCGTGCGACGTTGTCAAGCTGTCGGTGAGTGTTGTAGGTTGGATGGGTTAGATTTGGTGAAAACATTATTGGAGGCAACTGACATTAAACGCAA AATGAAAAGAAGTGAGCGAATGTTATCAATGGCAAAAGCTAAAAGTAAAGTAGATGAAGAAATAGGGAGAATGTTAGACATTCCTAAATATGAAACAACAAAAGGCTTAGAAGCGACAGAAATTGATCTTCTTCTACAAG ttcAACATCAGTTATTTAATGTAGTAAAAAGTAATGTTCAAATCTGTGAAGTAACATCAACCGAAAAGAGACCAATAAcgagattttttattacaaccGGTGCTAAAAGAAACTTGTTCTGCAATTCAGACGCTAGTGAATATTCTCACTTAGATGTAGACACTGTCACATCAAGTGTTGTGGAATCGGACTCGGAACCATACGTAGATAGTGGTGATGAGTACAAGCCGGAAGAAATTTCCGAAAGTGATTCGGATAACAGCGAGATTAGTGAGAGCCCTTTTTCTTTAAAAGATGCCGACACACataagaaaaataagaaaaacataGGCAGCAAGAGAAAATTGAATAAGATCGATATTAGTGAGAGCCCTTTTTCTTTAAAAGATGCCGACACACataagaaaaataagaaaaacataGGCAGCAAGAGAAAATTGAATAAGATCGATATTAGTGAGAGCCCTTTTTCTTTAAAAGATGCAGACACACatgagaaaaataagaaaaacataGGCAGCAAGGGAGAATTGAATAAG CAGATGCAGAGTAATGATCCAACAGAGGCAAGTGAAATTTTGAACGTCGATAATAAA gtaCTTGACGCAGTAACAAAACGTAAGCGCGTCTGGGATAAAAGGGACCACTGTTATTTCTGCGATCTtgacgttttaaaattttcccgTCATGTTTTAAGACATCATCAATCAGAAATAGAAGTTCAGGAAATTTTAGCGTTGAATGTAAAAGATAAGCGTAGGAGAATACTATTTCAAAAATTGCGAAATAgaggaaattttttgaaaagtacAATCTCTGCAGATGTAGTACCAGTGAGAAAACCAGCATATAAAAATTTAGACAAACCATCTCCATCCACATATTTGCCTTGCAAATATTGTAGGGGGTTTTATAAAAAGAAGTATCTATGTAGACACATGAAAAGGTGTCCGCTTAACAACGATGATAAATCTGAAAGGGTAAATGCCCAAAGTGAGGGACAATCTCTTTTTTCTACCTACAGAGAAAATGACGTTTTACGGAAAGATATTTTTCCAACGATGCGTGCTGACGAAATATCGTTTGTGGCAAAAACAGATCCTCTGATTTGTGCTGTGGCAAGGCGATATCTAAAAAGTCATcgtgaaaaacaattctgGATGGTTGCTTCTAGAAAAATGCGACAGCTGGCACATTTActtatagaaataaaaaaaaaagtcaaagtcAAAAGTTTGTTAAGTGCCTTGGATTCATCGAATTTTGATATTATTGTAGAAAGTACTAAAAAATTGCCCGATTCAATCCGGAGACGGAAAGTTACGGGGCCCCATCATTGGCGCTGCACATGGGGACCGAGTTGA
- the LOC138128505 gene encoding uncharacterized protein isoform X2: MFQSLYLVSTNFCVYVHQMIKERTVRRCQAVGECCRLDGLDLVKTLLEATDIKRKMKRSERMLSMAKAKSKVDEEIGRMLDIPKYETTKGLEATEIDLLLQVQHQLFNVVKSNVQICEVTSTEKRPITRFFITTGAKRNLFCNSDASEYSHLDVDTVTSSVVESDSEPYVDSGDEYKPEEISESDSDNSEISESPFSLKDADTHKKNKKNIGSKRKLNKIDISESPFSLKDADTHKKNKKNIGSKRKLNKIDISESPFSLKDADTHEKNKKNIGSKGELNKMQSNDPTEASEILNVDNKVLDAVTKRKRVWDKRDHCYFCDLDVLKFSRHVLRHHQSEIEVQEILALNVKDKRRRILFQKLRNRGNFLKSTISADVVPVRKPAYKNLDKPSPSTYLPCKYCRGFYKKKYLCRHMKRCPLNNDDKSERVNAQSEGQSLFSTYRENDVLRKDIFPTMRADEISFVAKTDPLICAVARRYLKSHREKQFWMVASRKMRQLAHLLIEIKKKVKVKSLLSALDSSNFDIIVESTKKLPDSIRRRKVTGPHHWRCTWGPS, translated from the exons ATGTTTCAGTCTCTGTATCTTGTGAGCACCAATTTCTGTGTATATGTTCATCAAATGATCAAAGAGAGGACCGTGCGACGTTGTCAAGCTGTCGGTGAGTGTTGTAGGTTGGATGGGTTAGATTTGGTGAAAACATTATTGGAGGCAACTGACATTAAACGCAA AATGAAAAGAAGTGAGCGAATGTTATCAATGGCAAAAGCTAAAAGTAAAGTAGATGAAGAAATAGGGAGAATGTTAGACATTCCTAAATATGAAACAACAAAAGGCTTAGAAGCGACAGAAATTGATCTTCTTCTACAAG ttcAACATCAGTTATTTAATGTAGTAAAAAGTAATGTTCAAATCTGTGAAGTAACATCAACCGAAAAGAGACCAATAAcgagattttttattacaaccGGTGCTAAAAGAAACTTGTTCTGCAATTCAGACGCTAGTGAATATTCTCACTTAGATGTAGACACTGTCACATCAAGTGTTGTGGAATCGGACTCGGAACCATACGTAGATAGTGGTGATGAGTACAAGCCGGAAGAAATTTCCGAAAGTGATTCGGATAACAGCGAGATTAGTGAGAGCCCTTTTTCTTTAAAAGATGCCGACACACataagaaaaataagaaaaacataGGCAGCAAGAGAAAATTGAATAAGATCGATATTAGTGAGAGCCCTTTTTCTTTAAAAGATGCCGACACACataagaaaaataagaaaaacataGGCAGCAAGAGAAAATTGAATAAGATCGATATTAGTGAGAGCCCTTTTTCTTTAAAAGATGCAGACACACatgagaaaaataagaaaaacataGGCAGCAAGGGAGAATTGAATAAG ATGCAGAGTAATGATCCAACAGAGGCAAGTGAAATTTTGAACGTCGATAATAAA gtaCTTGACGCAGTAACAAAACGTAAGCGCGTCTGGGATAAAAGGGACCACTGTTATTTCTGCGATCTtgacgttttaaaattttcccgTCATGTTTTAAGACATCATCAATCAGAAATAGAAGTTCAGGAAATTTTAGCGTTGAATGTAAAAGATAAGCGTAGGAGAATACTATTTCAAAAATTGCGAAATAgaggaaattttttgaaaagtacAATCTCTGCAGATGTAGTACCAGTGAGAAAACCAGCATATAAAAATTTAGACAAACCATCTCCATCCACATATTTGCCTTGCAAATATTGTAGGGGGTTTTATAAAAAGAAGTATCTATGTAGACACATGAAAAGGTGTCCGCTTAACAACGATGATAAATCTGAAAGGGTAAATGCCCAAAGTGAGGGACAATCTCTTTTTTCTACCTACAGAGAAAATGACGTTTTACGGAAAGATATTTTTCCAACGATGCGTGCTGACGAAATATCGTTTGTGGCAAAAACAGATCCTCTGATTTGTGCTGTGGCAAGGCGATATCTAAAAAGTCATcgtgaaaaacaattctgGATGGTTGCTTCTAGAAAAATGCGACAGCTGGCACATTTActtatagaaataaaaaaaaaagtcaaagtcAAAAGTTTGTTAAGTGCCTTGGATTCATCGAATTTTGATATTATTGTAGAAAGTACTAAAAAATTGCCCGATTCAATCCGGAGACGGAAAGTTACGGGGCCCCATCATTGGCGCTGCACATGGGGACCGAGTTGA
- the LOC138128505 gene encoding uncharacterized protein isoform X3 encodes MFQSLYLVSTNFCVYVHQMIKERTVRRCQAVGECCRLDGLDLVKTLLEATDIKRKMKRSERMLSMAKAKSKVDEEIGRMLDIPKYETTKGLEATEIDLLLQVQHQLFNVVKSNVQICEVTSTEKRPITRFFITTGAKRNLFCNSDASEYSHLDVDTVTSSVVESDSEPYVDSGDEYKPEEISESDSDNSEISESPFSLKDADTHKKNKKNIGSKRKLNKIDISESPFSLKDADTHKKNKKNIGSKRKLNKIDISESPFSLKDADTHEKNKKNIGSKGELNKQMQSNDPTEVLDAVTKRKRVWDKRDHCYFCDLDVLKFSRHVLRHHQSEIEVQEILALNVKDKRRRILFQKLRNRGNFLKSTISADVVPVRKPAYKNLDKPSPSTYLPCKYCRGFYKKKYLCRHMKRCPLNNDDKSERVNAQSEGQSLFSTYRENDVLRKDIFPTMRADEISFVAKTDPLICAVARRYLKSHREKQFWMVASRKMRQLAHLLIEIKKKVKVKSLLSALDSSNFDIIVESTKKLPDSIRRRKVTGPHHWRCTWGPS; translated from the exons ATGTTTCAGTCTCTGTATCTTGTGAGCACCAATTTCTGTGTATATGTTCATCAAATGATCAAAGAGAGGACCGTGCGACGTTGTCAAGCTGTCGGTGAGTGTTGTAGGTTGGATGGGTTAGATTTGGTGAAAACATTATTGGAGGCAACTGACATTAAACGCAA AATGAAAAGAAGTGAGCGAATGTTATCAATGGCAAAAGCTAAAAGTAAAGTAGATGAAGAAATAGGGAGAATGTTAGACATTCCTAAATATGAAACAACAAAAGGCTTAGAAGCGACAGAAATTGATCTTCTTCTACAAG ttcAACATCAGTTATTTAATGTAGTAAAAAGTAATGTTCAAATCTGTGAAGTAACATCAACCGAAAAGAGACCAATAAcgagattttttattacaaccGGTGCTAAAAGAAACTTGTTCTGCAATTCAGACGCTAGTGAATATTCTCACTTAGATGTAGACACTGTCACATCAAGTGTTGTGGAATCGGACTCGGAACCATACGTAGATAGTGGTGATGAGTACAAGCCGGAAGAAATTTCCGAAAGTGATTCGGATAACAGCGAGATTAGTGAGAGCCCTTTTTCTTTAAAAGATGCCGACACACataagaaaaataagaaaaacataGGCAGCAAGAGAAAATTGAATAAGATCGATATTAGTGAGAGCCCTTTTTCTTTAAAAGATGCCGACACACataagaaaaataagaaaaacataGGCAGCAAGAGAAAATTGAATAAGATCGATATTAGTGAGAGCCCTTTTTCTTTAAAAGATGCAGACACACatgagaaaaataagaaaaacataGGCAGCAAGGGAGAATTGAATAAG CAGATGCAGAGTAATGATCCAACAGAG gtaCTTGACGCAGTAACAAAACGTAAGCGCGTCTGGGATAAAAGGGACCACTGTTATTTCTGCGATCTtgacgttttaaaattttcccgTCATGTTTTAAGACATCATCAATCAGAAATAGAAGTTCAGGAAATTTTAGCGTTGAATGTAAAAGATAAGCGTAGGAGAATACTATTTCAAAAATTGCGAAATAgaggaaattttttgaaaagtacAATCTCTGCAGATGTAGTACCAGTGAGAAAACCAGCATATAAAAATTTAGACAAACCATCTCCATCCACATATTTGCCTTGCAAATATTGTAGGGGGTTTTATAAAAAGAAGTATCTATGTAGACACATGAAAAGGTGTCCGCTTAACAACGATGATAAATCTGAAAGGGTAAATGCCCAAAGTGAGGGACAATCTCTTTTTTCTACCTACAGAGAAAATGACGTTTTACGGAAAGATATTTTTCCAACGATGCGTGCTGACGAAATATCGTTTGTGGCAAAAACAGATCCTCTGATTTGTGCTGTGGCAAGGCGATATCTAAAAAGTCATcgtgaaaaacaattctgGATGGTTGCTTCTAGAAAAATGCGACAGCTGGCACATTTActtatagaaataaaaaaaaaagtcaaagtcAAAAGTTTGTTAAGTGCCTTGGATTCATCGAATTTTGATATTATTGTAGAAAGTACTAAAAAATTGCCCGATTCAATCCGGAGACGGAAAGTTACGGGGCCCCATCATTGGCGCTGCACATGGGGACCGAGTTGA
- the LOC138128505 gene encoding uncharacterized protein isoform X4 → MFQSLYLVSTNFCVYVHQMIKERTVRRCQAVGECCRLDGLDLVKTLLEATDIKRKMKRSERMLSMAKAKSKVDEEIGRMLDIPKYETTKGLEATEIDLLLQVQHQLFNVVKSNVQICEVTSTEKRPITRFFITTGAKRNLFCNSDASEYSHLDVDTVTSSVVESDSEPYVDSGDEYKPEEISESDSDNSEISESPFSLKDADTHKKNKKNIGSKRKLNKIDISESPFSLKDADTHKKNKKNIGSKRKLNKIDISESPFSLKDADTHEKNKKNIGSKGELNKMQSNDPTEVLDAVTKRKRVWDKRDHCYFCDLDVLKFSRHVLRHHQSEIEVQEILALNVKDKRRRILFQKLRNRGNFLKSTISADVVPVRKPAYKNLDKPSPSTYLPCKYCRGFYKKKYLCRHMKRCPLNNDDKSERVNAQSEGQSLFSTYRENDVLRKDIFPTMRADEISFVAKTDPLICAVARRYLKSHREKQFWMVASRKMRQLAHLLIEIKKKVKVKSLLSALDSSNFDIIVESTKKLPDSIRRRKVTGPHHWRCTWGPS, encoded by the exons ATGTTTCAGTCTCTGTATCTTGTGAGCACCAATTTCTGTGTATATGTTCATCAAATGATCAAAGAGAGGACCGTGCGACGTTGTCAAGCTGTCGGTGAGTGTTGTAGGTTGGATGGGTTAGATTTGGTGAAAACATTATTGGAGGCAACTGACATTAAACGCAA AATGAAAAGAAGTGAGCGAATGTTATCAATGGCAAAAGCTAAAAGTAAAGTAGATGAAGAAATAGGGAGAATGTTAGACATTCCTAAATATGAAACAACAAAAGGCTTAGAAGCGACAGAAATTGATCTTCTTCTACAAG ttcAACATCAGTTATTTAATGTAGTAAAAAGTAATGTTCAAATCTGTGAAGTAACATCAACCGAAAAGAGACCAATAAcgagattttttattacaaccGGTGCTAAAAGAAACTTGTTCTGCAATTCAGACGCTAGTGAATATTCTCACTTAGATGTAGACACTGTCACATCAAGTGTTGTGGAATCGGACTCGGAACCATACGTAGATAGTGGTGATGAGTACAAGCCGGAAGAAATTTCCGAAAGTGATTCGGATAACAGCGAGATTAGTGAGAGCCCTTTTTCTTTAAAAGATGCCGACACACataagaaaaataagaaaaacataGGCAGCAAGAGAAAATTGAATAAGATCGATATTAGTGAGAGCCCTTTTTCTTTAAAAGATGCCGACACACataagaaaaataagaaaaacataGGCAGCAAGAGAAAATTGAATAAGATCGATATTAGTGAGAGCCCTTTTTCTTTAAAAGATGCAGACACACatgagaaaaataagaaaaacataGGCAGCAAGGGAGAATTGAATAAG ATGCAGAGTAATGATCCAACAGAG gtaCTTGACGCAGTAACAAAACGTAAGCGCGTCTGGGATAAAAGGGACCACTGTTATTTCTGCGATCTtgacgttttaaaattttcccgTCATGTTTTAAGACATCATCAATCAGAAATAGAAGTTCAGGAAATTTTAGCGTTGAATGTAAAAGATAAGCGTAGGAGAATACTATTTCAAAAATTGCGAAATAgaggaaattttttgaaaagtacAATCTCTGCAGATGTAGTACCAGTGAGAAAACCAGCATATAAAAATTTAGACAAACCATCTCCATCCACATATTTGCCTTGCAAATATTGTAGGGGGTTTTATAAAAAGAAGTATCTATGTAGACACATGAAAAGGTGTCCGCTTAACAACGATGATAAATCTGAAAGGGTAAATGCCCAAAGTGAGGGACAATCTCTTTTTTCTACCTACAGAGAAAATGACGTTTTACGGAAAGATATTTTTCCAACGATGCGTGCTGACGAAATATCGTTTGTGGCAAAAACAGATCCTCTGATTTGTGCTGTGGCAAGGCGATATCTAAAAAGTCATcgtgaaaaacaattctgGATGGTTGCTTCTAGAAAAATGCGACAGCTGGCACATTTActtatagaaataaaaaaaaaagtcaaagtcAAAAGTTTGTTAAGTGCCTTGGATTCATCGAATTTTGATATTATTGTAGAAAGTACTAAAAAATTGCCCGATTCAATCCGGAGACGGAAAGTTACGGGGCCCCATCATTGGCGCTGCACATGGGGACCGAGTTGA
- the LOC138128507 gene encoding uncharacterized protein, producing the protein MSYSRARSRHQAPHLLLNNQAIPKLQHIRYLGVNLLYRIRGRIRGGDPKTLYHTYKSFIRPVIEYRAPIYATLYPALLRQISAGSFDSPTGSPPTTSTRKPTQSRLKELQSRYVTRTLNSNNALAIQTLSTSFKYPSRDGRLLNRIPKIPKRKLKHPPTALLSPAYTDLPDDLQELVDSTPLTMR; encoded by the coding sequence ATGTCCTACTCCCGAGCCAGGTCCCGCCACCAAGCCCCCCATCTCCTACTCAACAACCAGGCCATCCCCAAACTTCAACACATCCGCTACCTCGGCGTCAACCTCCTGTACAGAATTCGAGGGCGCATCCGTGGGGGCGATCCGAAAACCCTGTACCACACCTACAAATCCTTCATCCGTCCCGTCATCGAATACCGCGCCCCCATCTACGCCACCCTATACCCGGCCCTCCTCCGCCAAATCTCCGCAGGATCTTTCGACTCCCCGACAGGTTCCCCTCCGACAACTTCCACCAGGAAACCAACACAATCCCGCCTCAAAGAACTCCAGAGCCGCTACGTGACACGCACCCTAAACTCCAACAACGCCCTCGCCATCCAAACCCTGTCCACCTCGTTTAAATACCCGTCACGAGACGGCCGCCTCCTCAACAGAATCCCGAAAATTCCCAAGCGCAAGCTAAAACACCCGCCAACAGCTCTCCTCTCACCAGCCTACACCGACCTACCAGACGACCTCCAGGAGCTTGTGGACTCAACCCCCTTGACCATGCGGTAG
- the LOC138128505 gene encoding uncharacterized protein isoform X7, whose protein sequence is MFQSLYLVSTNFCVYVHQMIKERTVRRCQAVGECCRLDGLDLVKTLLEATDIKRKMKRSERMLSMAKAKSKVDEEIGRMLDIPKYETTKGLEATEIDLLLQVQHQLFNVVKSNVQICEVTSTEKRPITRFFITTGAKRNLFCNSDASEYSHLDVDTVTSSVVESDSEPYVDSGDEYKPEEISESDSDNSEISESPFSLKDADTHKKNKKNIGSKRKLNKIDISESPFSLKDADTHKKNKKNIGSKRKLNKIDISESPFSLKDADTHEKNKKNIGSKGELNKMQSNDPTEASEILNVDNKVVNSNFLNPAFNFFFQGT, encoded by the exons ATGTTTCAGTCTCTGTATCTTGTGAGCACCAATTTCTGTGTATATGTTCATCAAATGATCAAAGAGAGGACCGTGCGACGTTGTCAAGCTGTCGGTGAGTGTTGTAGGTTGGATGGGTTAGATTTGGTGAAAACATTATTGGAGGCAACTGACATTAAACGCAA AATGAAAAGAAGTGAGCGAATGTTATCAATGGCAAAAGCTAAAAGTAAAGTAGATGAAGAAATAGGGAGAATGTTAGACATTCCTAAATATGAAACAACAAAAGGCTTAGAAGCGACAGAAATTGATCTTCTTCTACAAG ttcAACATCAGTTATTTAATGTAGTAAAAAGTAATGTTCAAATCTGTGAAGTAACATCAACCGAAAAGAGACCAATAAcgagattttttattacaaccGGTGCTAAAAGAAACTTGTTCTGCAATTCAGACGCTAGTGAATATTCTCACTTAGATGTAGACACTGTCACATCAAGTGTTGTGGAATCGGACTCGGAACCATACGTAGATAGTGGTGATGAGTACAAGCCGGAAGAAATTTCCGAAAGTGATTCGGATAACAGCGAGATTAGTGAGAGCCCTTTTTCTTTAAAAGATGCCGACACACataagaaaaataagaaaaacataGGCAGCAAGAGAAAATTGAATAAGATCGATATTAGTGAGAGCCCTTTTTCTTTAAAAGATGCCGACACACataagaaaaataagaaaaacataGGCAGCAAGAGAAAATTGAATAAGATCGATATTAGTGAGAGCCCTTTTTCTTTAAAAGATGCAGACACACatgagaaaaataagaaaaacataGGCAGCAAGGGAGAATTGAATAAG ATGCAGAGTAATGATCCAACAGAGGCAAGTGAAATTTTGAACGTCGATAATAAAGTGGTGaatagtaattttttaaatcctgcttttaattttttttttcaaggtaCTTGA
- the LOC138128505 gene encoding uncharacterized protein isoform X6: MFQSLYLVSTNFCVYVHQMIKERTVRRCQAVGECCRLDGLDLVKTLLEATDIKRKMKRSERMLSMAKAKSKVDEEIGRMLDIPKYETTKGLEATEIDLLLQVQHQLFNVVKSNVQICEVTSTEKRPITRFFITTGAKRNLFCNSDASEYSHLDVDTVTSSVVESDSEPYVDSGDEYKPEEISESDSDNSEISESPFSLKDADTHKKNKKNIGSKRKLNKIDISESPFSLKDADTHKKNKKNIGSKRKLNKIDISESPFSLKDADTHEKNKKNIGSKGELNKQMQSNDPTEASEILNVDNKVVNSNFLNPAFNFFFQGT; encoded by the exons ATGTTTCAGTCTCTGTATCTTGTGAGCACCAATTTCTGTGTATATGTTCATCAAATGATCAAAGAGAGGACCGTGCGACGTTGTCAAGCTGTCGGTGAGTGTTGTAGGTTGGATGGGTTAGATTTGGTGAAAACATTATTGGAGGCAACTGACATTAAACGCAA AATGAAAAGAAGTGAGCGAATGTTATCAATGGCAAAAGCTAAAAGTAAAGTAGATGAAGAAATAGGGAGAATGTTAGACATTCCTAAATATGAAACAACAAAAGGCTTAGAAGCGACAGAAATTGATCTTCTTCTACAAG ttcAACATCAGTTATTTAATGTAGTAAAAAGTAATGTTCAAATCTGTGAAGTAACATCAACCGAAAAGAGACCAATAAcgagattttttattacaaccGGTGCTAAAAGAAACTTGTTCTGCAATTCAGACGCTAGTGAATATTCTCACTTAGATGTAGACACTGTCACATCAAGTGTTGTGGAATCGGACTCGGAACCATACGTAGATAGTGGTGATGAGTACAAGCCGGAAGAAATTTCCGAAAGTGATTCGGATAACAGCGAGATTAGTGAGAGCCCTTTTTCTTTAAAAGATGCCGACACACataagaaaaataagaaaaacataGGCAGCAAGAGAAAATTGAATAAGATCGATATTAGTGAGAGCCCTTTTTCTTTAAAAGATGCCGACACACataagaaaaataagaaaaacataGGCAGCAAGAGAAAATTGAATAAGATCGATATTAGTGAGAGCCCTTTTTCTTTAAAAGATGCAGACACACatgagaaaaataagaaaaacataGGCAGCAAGGGAGAATTGAATAAG CAGATGCAGAGTAATGATCCAACAGAGGCAAGTGAAATTTTGAACGTCGATAATAAAGTGGTGaatagtaattttttaaatcctgcttttaattttttttttcaaggtaCTTGA